Within Petrotoga sp. 9PW.55.5.1, the genomic segment ATGCTTACTTGTGGGGGAATATCCAAAAAAATAACATGTTTTGGCTCTGGTAACTCAAATTTCTTAAATTCTAAATCCCATAACCATTCTAAAAATTCGTCTCTTTCTTTAACTTTCTCAAATTTTGAAGATTGATATATCATATTAGAAGTAGAATACCGGTCTGCAATTATTATTCCTCCTGTTTCATAAAAACTTTTTAATTCTTTTTGATATGTTGCAAACCTATCCACAGCGAAAAAAGTAGATGAAGCATAAGGATTTACTTGTTCAGGATTTTCTCCAAATTCTCCTTTTAAATACATTTTAATAAGAGCAGAAGACTCGCTTTTATAGTTTGGAAACTCTGCTTTAATAGCATTTACATGCGCATTTCGTAATCTGGCGCATAACTTTTCAGCTTGTGTAGCTTTTCCACTTGCATCTGTGCCTGATTCTATAACAATTAGCATCCCTTTTTTCATTAATAATCTCCTTTAAAATTTGAATATTATTCCAACTACTGCAGCTAAACCAAGATATACTACTGGGTGTTTTTTAAATCTTTTCATAAGATAAATTATTACAAGAAACAACAAAATTCCTTTTAAATTAAAAAAATCTGACAAATTTTGAGTATTATAAAAGATTTCTAAATTGAAAAGAGCTACCTTTGCTACTTCATATCCTGCCGCAGCTATCAATCCTATTACTGCTGGCCTTAATGCATAAAATCCGTTTTGAACTAAAGGTTTTTCGTTAAATCTTGAAAAATAATGAGCTATCAAACTAATTATTATTATAGATGGTGTAACTATTCCCAGTACAGCTATTATACCACCAAATATTCCGCCAGCTCTAAAACCTACAAACGTAGCTGTGTTTATTCCTATAGGACCTGGAGTAGATTCTGAGATCGCTATAAAATCTGCTAAATCCTGAGCTGTTAACCATGGATATTTGTAGGAGAGTTCTTGTAAAAATGGTATGGTTGCTAATCCGCCACCTATTGAAAAAAGCCCAATTTTAAAAAACTCAAAATACAATAATAGGTAAATCATCTATTTTCAGCTTCTTTTTTATTTTGAAGGATAATACCTGTTAAAAAAGATATTACTACAACTACGATGGGTGAAACCTTTAAAAAAGCTGCAACCAAAAAAGATATTAGAAAGATTATTATACCTATATTATCTTTTATAGACTTTTTCCACATATTTATTATCGCGTTCAATATTAAAGCAACAACAGCGACTCTTAATCCGCCGAAGGCATGTTGAACTATTTCGTATTCTTGAAATCTTTGAAAGAAAATAGCTATTAAGGTTATTATTACTATAGAAGGAAAAACCATTCCCAAGGTGGCAAAGATACCTCCAGAAATTCCCCTTAACTTATAACCAACAAAAGTGGAAGTGTTTATGGCAATTATTCCTGGAGTACTTTGTCCAATAGCATAATAATCTATAACTTCTTCGTCTGTCGCCCATTTATGTTTTTTTACAACTTCTTCTTGAATCATAGGCAACATAGCGTAACCTCCCCCAAAGGTCAAACTACCAATCTTGGCAAAAGTTATAAATATTTCCCATAATTCTTTCATATGTCTTTGAATCTCCTTTTCATTGAAAAAGACTTATGTACAGCACACACTATACATAGGTCTTTTTTAAATAATTATGATTTATTGACATTAGATTTTTCTTAGATTTTCTAATACAACTTTCGTGGCTCTACAATCATCTTCATTGTATCTGAAAATCTTATTTAATGATTCTTGATTCCCTTTTAAATAAGAAGAGTATTCAAGGATAACGGTGAATCCATTTAATTCTGTTTGCCAGGAGAAACCAAAATATTTACTTATATCTTTTAAAGAATAAGAAACAACAGGCAAACTGTAATTCTTTCTTATGATTTCATATAGATCACAAGATTTTAAAACAATCTTGTTTATTTTTCCTTTCAACTTTGGATACATGAAAGAAAGTTTTCTAAGAGCTGTTATATCATTTTGATCGTAATGCAATAAC encodes:
- a CDS encoding deoxynucleoside kinase is translated as MKKGMLIVIESGTDASGKATQAEKLCARLRNAHVNAIKAEFPNYKSESSALIKMYLKGEFGENPEQVNPYASSTFFAVDRFATYQKELKSFYETGGIIIADRYSTSNMIYQSSKFEKVKERDEFLEWLWDLEFKKFELPEPKHVIFLDIPPQVSINLLKKRKEKIIDLKGKDIHEKDINYINKTYQNAKYIAKKFNWKIINCMKNNKNLKTIEEIHEEIYSFWELIKKGEGI
- a CDS encoding chromate transporter is translated as MKELWEIFITFAKIGSLTFGGGYAMLPMIQEEVVKKHKWATDEEVIDYYAIGQSTPGIIAINTSTFVGYKLRGISGGIFATLGMVFPSIVIITLIAIFFQRFQEYEIVQHAFGGLRVAVVALILNAIINMWKKSIKDNIGIIIFLISFLVAAFLKVSPIVVVVISFLTGIILQNKKEAENR
- a CDS encoding chromate transporter, whose translation is MIYLLLYFEFFKIGLFSIGGGLATIPFLQELSYKYPWLTAQDLADFIAISESTPGPIGINTATFVGFRAGGIFGGIIAVLGIVTPSIIIISLIAHYFSRFNEKPLVQNGFYALRPAVIGLIAAAGYEVAKVALFNLEIFYNTQNLSDFFNLKGILLFLVIIYLMKRFKKHPVVYLGLAAVVGIIFKF